From Micromonospora echinospora, one genomic window encodes:
- a CDS encoding alpha/beta fold hydrolase, which translates to MVRANGITLHAQRLDPPHPPPADRSASMPTAVLIHGMASDTMASWYFTLAEPLATAGFPVVLYDLRGHGRSDRPATGYALADFVDDLAGLLTELDVTGPLLLCGNSFGGTIAFGYAARHPDRVAGIVAVESAPPIPEWMARVKVRLARVADRLPREGTVAEIGVRRGRLAARRADETRQMLTTTTLAEELPTSALPPADRLAAVGCPVLCLYGGRSAVHELAPNVRRLLPQTRSVVLPDEKHTVLIDQPEQVRRHVFDWLAAECALPVGAGTPAERGVTVAGGLTVDHTTTS; encoded by the coding sequence ATGGTTCGGGCGAACGGGATCACGCTGCACGCGCAGCGCCTGGACCCGCCCCACCCGCCACCGGCGGACCGGTCCGCGTCGATGCCGACCGCCGTGCTGATCCACGGCATGGCCTCGGACACGATGGCGAGCTGGTACTTCACCCTCGCCGAGCCGCTGGCCACCGCCGGGTTCCCGGTGGTCCTGTACGACCTGCGCGGGCACGGGCGCAGCGACCGGCCCGCCACCGGGTACGCCCTCGCCGACTTCGTCGACGACCTGGCGGGACTGCTCACCGAGCTGGACGTGACCGGTCCGCTGCTGCTCTGCGGCAACTCCTTCGGCGGCACGATCGCCTTCGGGTACGCGGCGCGGCACCCGGACCGGGTCGCCGGCATCGTGGCGGTCGAGTCCGCTCCGCCCATCCCGGAGTGGATGGCCCGGGTGAAGGTCCGCCTCGCCCGGGTCGCCGACCGCCTGCCCCGGGAGGGCACGGTGGCCGAGATCGGGGTCCGGCGGGGGCGGCTCGCCGCCCGCCGGGCCGACGAGACCCGGCAGATGCTGACCACCACCACGCTCGCCGAGGAACTGCCGACCAGCGCGCTGCCGCCGGCCGACCGGCTGGCGGCCGTCGGCTGCCCGGTGCTCTGCCTCTACGGCGGCCGGTCGGCGGTGCACGAACTGGCCCCGAACGTCCGGCGGCTGCTTCCGCAGACCCGCTCGGTCGTTCTACCTGACGAGAAGCACACCGTCCTGATCGACCAGCCCGAGCAGGTACGCCGGCACGTCTTCGACTGGTTGGCCGCCGAGTGCGCGCTGCCGGTCGGGGCAGGGACGCCCGCCGAGCGCGGGGTCACCGTCGCCGGTGGGCTCACCGTCGACCACACCACCACCTCATGA
- a CDS encoding alpha/beta hydrolase family esterase, which translates to MMPLTARRREATTSRPAGAPGGTRRLRSPSLLAGFLAALVGLTGAVGCTADRRDDRRDGDRAPAPNTSTAPGSGSDVPTGSSAHTLTVDGRERTYRLYRPASLELTGPVPLVVMLHGAAGTGEQAEEAYGWTEEADRGGFVVAFPDGVKRAWAASEHCCGQPVRQGVDDVAFVEALVGTLRDRMPVDPARTYVTGISNGGLLAYRLACDTDLFAAVGAVATSLAGECASPAPVSVLHIHGLRDETMPYRGGPGKRDNDGTGRNPVKIDGPPLTELMAKWRAVDDCAAPTERADGPVTRSTSSCAQGRAVDLITIADAGHQWPGGKPNPRAEQLLGLEPPSTALDATAEIWKFFDAHPRPAGS; encoded by the coding sequence ATGATGCCTTTGACTGCCCGTCGCCGGGAGGCCACGACCTCCCGTCCTGCGGGTGCCCCGGGTGGCACCCGCCGGCTCCGCTCCCCGTCCCTGCTCGCCGGGTTCCTCGCCGCCCTGGTCGGACTGACCGGTGCCGTCGGGTGCACCGCCGACCGGCGTGACGACCGACGCGACGGCGACCGGGCGCCGGCACCGAACACCTCCACCGCGCCCGGGTCCGGCTCCGACGTGCCGACCGGGTCGAGCGCGCACACCCTCACCGTCGACGGTCGGGAACGCACCTACCGGCTGTACCGGCCGGCCTCGCTGGAGCTGACCGGTCCGGTGCCGCTGGTGGTCATGCTGCACGGCGCGGCCGGCACCGGCGAGCAGGCCGAGGAGGCGTACGGCTGGACCGAGGAGGCCGACCGGGGCGGCTTCGTGGTGGCCTTCCCGGACGGGGTGAAGCGGGCTTGGGCGGCCAGCGAACACTGCTGCGGCCAACCGGTCCGGCAGGGGGTCGACGACGTCGCCTTCGTCGAGGCGTTGGTCGGCACCCTCCGCGACCGGATGCCGGTGGACCCGGCCCGCACCTACGTCACCGGGATCTCCAACGGTGGGCTGCTGGCGTACCGGCTGGCCTGCGACACCGACCTCTTCGCCGCGGTCGGCGCGGTGGCGACCTCGCTGGCCGGCGAGTGCGCGTCGCCGGCACCGGTCAGCGTGCTGCACATCCACGGCCTGCGTGACGAGACCATGCCGTACCGGGGTGGTCCGGGCAAGCGTGACAACGACGGCACCGGACGCAACCCGGTGAAGATCGACGGGCCGCCGCTGACCGAGCTGATGGCGAAGTGGCGCGCGGTGGACGACTGCGCCGCGCCGACCGAGCGTGCCGACGGGCCGGTGACCCGGTCGACGTCGTCCTGCGCGCAGGGCCGCGCCGTCGACCTGATCACCATCGCCGACGCCGGTCACCAGTGGCCGGGCGGGAAGCCGAACCCCCGCGCCGAGCAACTCCTCGGCCTCGAACCCCCCTCGACCGCGTTGGACGCGACCGCGGAGATCTGGAAGTTCTTCGACGCGCACCCCCGACCGGCCGGCTCCTGA
- a CDS encoding sulfotransferase — protein sequence MDTPITGRSIIISSGRCGSTLLSDLIAEEPDTLSAQEFFMSVAPWARSAEVITGAEYWDVLSSPKAELSTLFRIGLPPKELHYPSTGRWGDRMTELPRILAITLSKVSDDPDALFDELGRRVPDFPEQSVARHHQDFLDLLAVLTGKKRWVERSGGSSHVAPYLLRGFPEAKIVYLTRDWEPTAKSMSRHSSFQLIQLRVEFLGRCGLDPFRVQPGQEVPADMEQFLPHRLTADALRERGQDLRRYLGLCAFMAAQAEQALADEKPAHLLTMRYEELVADPVAELGRLGRFLDFDNPETWAEQVADRVVDPSRARQPVG from the coding sequence ATGGACACCCCGATCACCGGTCGGTCGATCATCATCAGCAGTGGACGGTGTGGGTCGACGCTCCTCTCCGACCTGATCGCGGAGGAGCCGGACACGCTCTCCGCCCAGGAGTTCTTCATGTCGGTGGCGCCCTGGGCGCGCAGCGCCGAGGTGATCACCGGGGCGGAGTACTGGGACGTGCTGTCCAGCCCCAAGGCGGAGCTGTCCACGCTGTTCCGGATCGGGCTGCCCCCGAAGGAGCTGCACTACCCGTCCACCGGCCGGTGGGGCGACCGGATGACCGAGCTGCCCCGGATCCTGGCGATCACCCTGTCGAAGGTCTCCGACGACCCGGACGCCCTCTTCGACGAGCTGGGCCGGCGGGTGCCCGACTTCCCCGAGCAGAGCGTGGCCCGGCACCACCAGGACTTCCTGGACCTGCTGGCCGTGCTGACCGGAAAGAAGCGCTGGGTGGAACGCTCCGGCGGCTCCAGCCACGTGGCGCCGTACCTGCTCCGGGGCTTCCCCGAGGCGAAGATCGTCTACCTGACCCGGGACTGGGAACCGACCGCGAAGTCGATGAGCCGGCACTCGTCGTTCCAGCTCATCCAGCTCCGGGTGGAGTTCCTCGGCCGCTGCGGGCTGGACCCGTTCCGGGTGCAGCCCGGCCAGGAGGTGCCGGCGGACATGGAGCAGTTCCTGCCGCACCGGCTGACCGCCGACGCGCTCCGCGAGCGCGGCCAGGACCTGCGCCGCTACCTCGGCCTCTGCGCGTTCATGGCGGCCCAGGCCGAGCAGGCGCTGGCCGACGAGAAGCCGGCCCACCTGTTGACGATGCGGTACGAGGAACTGGTCGCCGACCCGGTCGCCGAACTGGGCCGGCTCGGCCGCTTCCTCGACTTCGACAACCCGGAGACGTGGGCGGAGCAGGTTGCCGACCGGGTCGTCGACCCGTCCCGGGCCCGTCAGCCGGTCGGCTGA
- a CDS encoding ABC transporter permease — protein sequence MTALDTPTPVRREVRNRPPAGRVFLALLRRDLLVTGKELWVILIQVGMTPLFMLFVFSHILGGQGIVERSFANLFLPGVIALAALTTALQSTALPLVKEFGFTMEIEDRLLAPLPTSLVAVGKLVVATIRGLLAAVLMYPLGALVVGSAPWRLEGLPTALLVALLGAWVGGGIGMTLSTILPIQRINVTFSVIVTPIIWTGCIHYPWPRLESMRWFQVVTAANPMTYVSEGVRGAMLPDVPHMPAWVCVLVLTGMAVALTWLSVRSFTRRAVQ from the coding sequence GTGACCGCCCTCGACACCCCCACCCCGGTACGCCGCGAGGTCCGGAACCGCCCACCCGCCGGCCGGGTCTTCCTCGCCCTGCTCCGCCGCGACCTACTGGTCACCGGCAAGGAGCTGTGGGTGATCCTGATCCAGGTCGGCATGACCCCGCTGTTCATGCTCTTCGTGTTCAGCCACATCCTCGGCGGCCAGGGCATCGTCGAGCGGTCGTTCGCCAACCTCTTCCTACCCGGCGTGATCGCGCTGGCCGCCCTCACCACCGCGCTGCAGAGCACCGCCCTGCCGCTGGTGAAGGAGTTCGGCTTCACCATGGAGATCGAGGACCGGCTGCTCGCGCCGCTTCCGACCAGCCTGGTCGCGGTGGGCAAGCTGGTGGTCGCCACCATCCGGGGCCTGCTCGCGGCGGTCCTGATGTACCCGCTCGGGGCCCTGGTGGTCGGCTCCGCGCCGTGGCGGCTGGAGGGCCTGCCGACCGCCCTGCTGGTGGCCCTGCTCGGTGCGTGGGTCGGCGGCGGCATCGGGATGACCCTCTCCACCATCCTCCCGATCCAGCGGATCAACGTCACCTTCTCGGTCATCGTCACGCCGATCATCTGGACCGGCTGCATCCACTACCCGTGGCCCCGCCTGGAGTCGATGCGCTGGTTCCAGGTGGTCACCGCCGCCAACCCGATGACGTACGTCTCGGAGGGTGTGCGGGGCGCGATGCTGCCCGACGTACCGCACATGCCGGCCTGGGTCTGCGTGCTGGTGCTGACCGGCATGGCGGTCGCCCTGACCTGGCTCAGCGTCCGGTCCTTCACCCGGCGGGCCGTCCAGTGA
- a CDS encoding acyl carrier protein, whose amino-acid sequence MSATQAKVLADITQMIHAVLGDFVADQEITMDTTFRDELGMESIDVVSLAGRLQTRYGDTVNFAHFVAKLDLENVADLTVGHLVTHIADALDAKAGGTVEVAAR is encoded by the coding sequence ATGTCCGCGACGCAGGCCAAGGTCCTCGCCGACATCACCCAGATGATCCACGCCGTGCTCGGTGACTTCGTGGCCGACCAGGAGATCACCATGGACACCACCTTCCGGGACGAGCTCGGCATGGAGAGCATCGACGTGGTCTCGCTCGCCGGCCGGCTCCAGACCCGGTACGGGGACACGGTCAACTTCGCGCACTTCGTCGCCAAGCTGGACCTGGAGAACGTCGCCGACCTGACCGTCGGGCACCTGGTCACGCACATCGCCGACGCGCTCGACGCGAAGGCCGGCGGCACGGTCGAGGTGGCCGCCCGGTGA
- a CDS encoding ABC transporter ATP-binding protein, which yields MPSRDGPAVEVVDLVKCYPRATTNAVDGLSFTVAPGETFGLFGPNGAGKSTTIGILTTRLRATGGRALVGGVDVSRDPVGARAHLAVVPQHNNLDRALTPRQNLLYHAAYHGVPRPEAEERAKELLERFGLAERADRRIEAYSGGMAQRLMIARAWMHEPEVLFLDEPTNALDPQTRLLIWSRIREMRERGVSIVLTTHAMNDAANLVDRVGIVDHGKLLTVDTPQNLVRGLAGQAILDLTVTPAARDDADEVVAALRELDGVRKAERRPLPVGAAGAAGAGRGAGLGPAGRAALAKLGPGALAKLAARARGNGNAPTATLSAAGAQGRIRVRLHLATDPANLLGPTLSLLTGRSAALNDIHIGEPSLEDVFIELTGRDPR from the coding sequence ATGCCCAGCAGAGACGGTCCGGCGGTCGAGGTCGTCGATCTCGTCAAGTGCTACCCCCGGGCCACGACCAACGCCGTCGACGGACTGTCGTTCACCGTCGCGCCGGGCGAGACCTTCGGGCTGTTCGGGCCGAACGGGGCCGGAAAGTCGACCACCATCGGCATCCTCACCACGCGGCTGCGGGCCACCGGTGGCCGGGCCCTGGTCGGCGGCGTCGACGTCAGCCGGGACCCGGTCGGTGCCCGCGCCCACCTGGCGGTGGTGCCCCAGCACAACAACCTGGACCGCGCGCTGACCCCCCGGCAGAACCTCCTGTACCACGCCGCCTACCACGGGGTGCCCCGGCCCGAGGCCGAGGAACGGGCGAAGGAGCTGCTGGAACGCTTCGGCCTGGCCGAGCGCGCGGACCGCCGGATCGAGGCGTACTCGGGCGGGATGGCGCAGCGGCTCATGATCGCGCGGGCCTGGATGCACGAGCCCGAGGTGCTCTTCCTCGACGAGCCGACCAACGCGCTGGACCCGCAGACCCGGCTGCTGATCTGGAGCCGGATCCGGGAGATGCGCGAGCGGGGCGTCTCCATCGTGCTCACCACCCACGCCATGAACGACGCGGCCAACCTGGTCGACCGGGTGGGCATCGTGGACCACGGCAAGCTGCTCACCGTGGACACCCCGCAGAACCTCGTGCGGGGCCTGGCCGGGCAGGCCATCCTGGATCTCACGGTCACCCCGGCCGCCCGCGACGACGCCGACGAGGTCGTCGCCGCGCTGCGCGAGCTGGACGGCGTACGCAAGGCCGAACGGCGGCCGTTGCCCGTCGGCGCGGCTGGCGCAGCCGGTGCGGGTCGGGGTGCCGGCCTGGGCCCTGCGGGTCGGGCCGCACTCGCCAAGTTGGGACCGGGCGCGCTGGCGAAGCTCGCCGCCCGCGCCCGGGGCAACGGGAACGCGCCGACCGCTACCCTGTCTGCCGCAGGCGCCCAGGGCCGGATCCGGGTGCGCCTGCACCTCGCCACCGACCCCGCCAACCTGCTCGGCCCGACGCTGTCCCTGCTCACCGGCCGGTCGGCGGCGCTCAACGACATCCACATCGGCGAGCCGAGCCTGGAGGACGTCTTCATCGAACTCACCGGAAGGGACCCACGGTGA
- a CDS encoding 3'(2'),5'-bisphosphate nucleotidase CysQ translates to MSINPPESDGGLAQWLAARAGELLLAVRAEHGYADPAALKAAGDRASHEFLLAELERWRPTDTVLSEEDDDSRRSVTEGGGPTRLNADRVWIVDPLDGTREFSEEGRSDWAVHVALWHRHASTPHRLIAGAVGLPAQGRVLTTEFPLRSRTDQAGDGPIRLAASRSRPPAFLTDLAEEIGAELVPMGSAGAKIAAVVTGEVDAYIHAGGQYEWDSAAPVAVATAAGFHACRIDGTALRYNEVDPRLPDLLVCRPDLAAPLLEALSRQLSTAAAGTAAPQTSLLGKESR, encoded by the coding sequence ATGTCGATCAACCCACCGGAGTCCGACGGCGGGCTCGCCCAGTGGCTCGCGGCCCGCGCGGGCGAACTGCTGCTCGCGGTACGCGCCGAGCACGGTTACGCCGATCCGGCCGCGCTGAAGGCGGCCGGCGACCGGGCCTCCCACGAGTTCCTCCTCGCCGAGCTGGAACGCTGGCGGCCGACCGACACGGTGCTCTCCGAAGAGGACGACGACTCCCGCCGCTCGGTCACCGAGGGGGGTGGGCCGACCCGGCTGAACGCCGACCGGGTGTGGATCGTCGACCCGCTGGACGGGACCCGGGAGTTCTCCGAGGAGGGCCGTTCGGACTGGGCGGTGCACGTGGCGCTCTGGCACCGGCACGCCTCCACCCCGCACCGGTTGATCGCCGGGGCGGTGGGGTTGCCCGCCCAGGGACGCGTGTTGACCACGGAGTTCCCGTTGCGGTCGCGCACCGACCAGGCCGGCGACGGCCCGATCCGGCTGGCGGCGAGCCGGAGTCGTCCGCCTGCCTTCCTGACCGACCTGGCCGAGGAGATCGGTGCGGAGTTGGTGCCGATGGGGTCGGCGGGGGCGAAGATCGCGGCGGTGGTGACCGGTGAGGTGGACGCGTACATCCACGCCGGGGGGCAGTACGAGTGGGACTCGGCGGCCCCGGTGGCGGTCGCCACCGCGGCTGGCTTCCACGCCTGCCGGATCGACGGGACCGCGCTGCGCTACAACGAGGTGGACCCCCGCCTGCCCGACCTGCTGGTCTGCCGTCCGGATCTGGCCGCGCCGCTGCTGGAGGCCCTGAGCCGGCAGCTGTCGACGGCCGCCGCCGGGACGGCCGCACCGCAGACGTCCCTGCTCGGAAAGGAATCCCGATGA
- the cysD gene encoding sulfate adenylyltransferase subunit CysD: MNGGSAQYQTTHLDALEAESIFVMREVVAEMERPVLLFSGGKDSIVMLRLAEKAFAPASIPFPVMHVDTGHNFPEVLEYRDRRVDELGLHLIVASVPEALVRGLVTEPADGTRNRIQTPVLLDAVEKHRFDALFGGARRDEEKARAKERVFSFRDEFGQWDPKNQRPELWSLYNGRHHPGESIRVFPLSNWTELDVWHYIARERIALPSIYFAHEREVIERDGMLYAVNEFIQPRGSETPFVARVRYRTVGDASCTAAVRSDADTVEKVIEEVGATRITERGATRGDDRVSEAAMEDRKREGYF; encoded by the coding sequence ATGAACGGCGGATCGGCGCAGTACCAGACCACCCACCTGGACGCCTTGGAGGCGGAGAGCATCTTCGTGATGCGTGAGGTGGTGGCGGAGATGGAGCGGCCGGTGCTGCTCTTCTCCGGGGGTAAGGACTCGATCGTGATGCTCCGGTTGGCGGAGAAGGCGTTCGCTCCGGCGAGCATTCCGTTTCCGGTGATGCATGTCGACACCGGTCACAACTTCCCGGAGGTGCTGGAGTACCGCGACCGGCGGGTCGACGAACTCGGCCTGCACCTCATCGTGGCCAGCGTGCCGGAGGCGCTGGTCCGGGGGCTGGTCACCGAACCGGCGGACGGCACCCGGAACCGGATCCAGACTCCGGTGCTTCTGGATGCGGTGGAGAAGCATCGGTTTGATGCGTTGTTCGGTGGGGCGCGTCGGGATGAGGAGAAGGCGCGGGCGAAGGAGCGGGTGTTTTCGTTCCGGGATGAGTTCGGGCAGTGGGATCCGAAGAATCAGCGTCCGGAGTTGTGGTCGTTGTACAACGGTCGGCATCATCCGGGTGAGTCGATTCGGGTGTTTCCGTTGTCGAATTGGACCGAGTTGGATGTGTGGCACTACATCGCTCGGGAGCGGATCGCCCTGCCGTCGATCTACTTCGCCCACGAACGCGAGGTGATCGAGCGGGACGGCATGCTCTACGCCGTCAACGAGTTCATCCAGCCCCGGGGGTCGGAGACGCCGTTCGTGGCGCGGGTCCGCTACCGGACGGTGGGTGACGCGTCGTGTACGGCTGCGGTCCGCTCGGATGCGGACACGGTGGAGAAGGTGATCGAGGAGGTCGGGGCGACCCGGATCACGGAGCGGGGTGCGACCCGGGGGGATGACCGGGTGAGTGAGGCCGCCATGGAGGACCGCAAGCGGGAGGGCTACTTCTGA